The sequence ATTGTCACAGTCCACCCGGATCTCCCTGACTTTTTGAACGTGTCCCGAGGTTTCTCCCTTTTTCCATAACTTTTTTCTGGACCGGCTGTAATATACGGCATTACCGCAGGCAAGTGTTTCTTCAAAGGACTCTTGGTTCATATAGGCCAGCATCAGCACCTCACCTGTATCCGCATCCTGGGCAATGGCGGGGATCAGCCCGCCGGTTTTGTCAAAATCAAGTTCCGGCATGA comes from uncultured Desulfobacter sp. and encodes:
- the hisI gene encoding phosphoribosyl-AMP cyclohydrolase, whose translation is MPELDFDKTGGLIPAIAQDADTGEVLMLAYMNQESFEETLACGNAVYYSRSRKKLWKKGETSGHVQKVREIRVDCDNDTVLLKVTQVGGAACHKGYKSCFHKVVENGEFKIVEQRVFDPEKVYK